The following proteins come from a genomic window of Sorghum bicolor cultivar BTx623 chromosome 3, Sorghum_bicolor_NCBIv3, whole genome shotgun sequence:
- the LOC8057737 gene encoding cinnamoyl-CoA reductase 1 yields the protein MASHGDGGGGSSLVCVTGGSGFIGSWLVRLLLGRGYTVHATVKNLQDESETKHLQAMDGANSRLRLFQMDLLEPASIRPAVEGARGVFHVASPVILHRAQDPENELVEPALKGTLSVLRAAKDCGVGRVVMVSSQTAMVPNPAWPADKVVDEDSWADIEQLKKLQLWYNVSKTLAEKAAWDFAEKEGLELVVLNPALVLGPTLTPNIMASLQMFLQIMGGKKYDMDEFFIGCVDVRDVAQSLIVLYENTSAEGRHLCLESSERMVDFTNRLAHLYPEFSVYRIQEDKQDWVVRAKDPSKKLINLGVRFTPLDKTIADTMDCFRSKGLI from the exons ATGGCATCTCacggagacggcggcggcggcagcagcctcgtcTGCGTGACGGGCGGCAGCGGCTTCATCGGCTCCTggctcgtccgcctccttctCGGTCGCGGCTACACCGTCCACGCCACCGTCAAGAACCTCC AGGACGAGAGCGAGACGAAGCACCTGCAGGCAATGGACGGAGCGAACTCGCGGCTCCGGCTGTTCCAGATGGACCTCCTCGAACCCGCCTCCATCCGGCCGGCGGTCGAGGGCGCCCGCGGCGTCTTCCACGTTGCTTCTCCGGTCATCCTGCACCGTGCACAGGACCCAGAG AATGAGTTGGTGGAGCCTGCGTTGAAGGGCACGCTGAGCGTCCTCCGCGCCGCGAAAGACTGTGGAGTCGGCCGTGTTGTCATGGTGTCATCGCAGACGGCCATGGTGCCAAATCCAGCGTGGCCTGCTGACAAGGTCGTGGATGAGGACTCCTGGGCCGACATTGAGCAGCTCAAGAAACTTCAG CTTTGGTACAACGTCTCCAAAACACTGGCAGAGAAGGCCGCATGGGACTTCGCCGAAAAGGAAGGTTTGGAGCTCGTTGTGCTCAATCCAGCTCTGGTGTTGGGCCCTACTTTGACGCCCAATATCATGGCCAGTCTCCAAATGTTTCTTCAGATCATGGGAG GGAAGAAGTATGACATGGACGAGTTCTTCATTGGCTGTGTTGATGTCCGAGACGTCGCACAGTCTCTGATAGTGCTGTATGAGAACACATCTGCCGAGGGACGCCACTTATGCCTGGAGTCCTCTGAACGGATGGTCGATTTCACCAATAGACTTGCTCATCTCTACCCTGAATTTTCAGTTTACAG AATCCAAGAGGACAAACAAGACTGGGTGGTGAGGGCCAAGGACCCCTCCAAGAAACTGATCAATTTGGGTGTCCGTTTCACTCCATTGGACAAAACTATCGCGGACACTATGGACTGCTTTAGGAGCAAAGGACTCATCTAG
- the LOC8057738 gene encoding cinnamoyl-CoA reductase 1 isoform X1 produces the protein MAAAGDAGGLLVCVTGASGFIGSWLVRCLLDRGYTVHATVKNLLARPAESFAAEDEGETKHLQAMGGADARLRLFQMDLVDPASVQPAIEGAHGVFHLASPMILQAEDPEKELLEPAVKGTLNVLRAAKDCGVGRVVLMSSQAAMVPNPNWPPGKVIDDDCWADVELLKKLQLWYSVSKTLAEKAAWDFAEKEELQIAVLNPGMVLGPMLTPSVNASLRLLLQILGGERIDLDDIYMGCVDVRDVAHSLIMLYENPSAQGRHLCMESAERLVDLANKIADLYPEHPVQRIREDKQGWVVRAKDPSKKLIKLGVRFTPLDKTIRDTVDCFRSKGLI, from the exons ATGGCGGCAGCCGGGGACGCCGGCGGCCTCCTCGTCTGCGTGACGGGCGCCAGCGGCTTCATTGGCTCCTGGCTCGTCCGCTGCCTCCTTGACCGCGGCTACACCGTCCACGCCACCGTCAAGAACCTCC TTGCCCGGCCGGCTGAATCTTTCGCTGCAGAAGATGAGGGCGAGACGAAGCACTTGCAGGCCATGGGCGGCGCCGACGCGCGTCTCCGGCTGTTCCAGATGGACCTCGTCGACCCTGCTTCCGTTCAGCCAGCGATCGAAGGCGCCCACGGCGTCTTCCACCTGGCGTCGCCTATGATACTGCAGGCAGAAGATCCGGAG AAGGAGCTGCTGGAACCTGCGGTGAAGGGCACGCTCAACGTGCTGCGAGCAGCGAAAGATTGTGGAGTCGGCCGCGTTGTGCTCATGTCGTCACAGGCGGCCATGGTGCCCAATCCCAACTGGCCTCCGGGTAAGGTCATAGATGATGACTGTTGGGCAGACGTTGAGCTGCTCAAGAAGCTTCAG CTCTGGTACAGCGTTTCTAAAACACTGGCAGAGAAGGCTGCATGGGATTTTGCCGAAAAGGAGGAGTTGCAGATAGCTGTGCTCAATCCAGGGATGGTATTGGGCCCAATGTTAACACCATCAGTGAACGCCAGCCTGCGTCTCTTGCTGCAAATTCTGGGAG GCGAGAGGATTGACTTGGACGACATCTACATGGGTTGTGTTGATGTGAGAGACGTCGCGCACTCTCTGATAATGTTGTACGAGAACCCATCAGCACAAGGACGCCACTTATGCATGGAATCCGCTGAACGCCTGGTTGATTTGGCCAATAAGATTGCTGATCTTTACCCTGAACACCCAGTTCAGAG aATCCGGGAGGACAAGCAAGGGTGGGTGGTGAGAGCAAAGGACCCTTCCAAGAAATTGATCAAATTGGGTGTTCGTTTCACTCCACTGGACAAAACCATCAGGGACACCGTGGATTGTTTTAGGAGCAAAGGACTCATCTAG
- the LOC8057738 gene encoding cinnamoyl-CoA reductase 1 isoform X2, translating into MAAAGDAGGLLVCVTGASGFIGSWLVRCLLDRGYTVHATVKNLQDEGETKHLQAMGGADARLRLFQMDLVDPASVQPAIEGAHGVFHLASPMILQAEDPEKELLEPAVKGTLNVLRAAKDCGVGRVVLMSSQAAMVPNPNWPPGKVIDDDCWADVELLKKLQLWYSVSKTLAEKAAWDFAEKEELQIAVLNPGMVLGPMLTPSVNASLRLLLQILGGERIDLDDIYMGCVDVRDVAHSLIMLYENPSAQGRHLCMESAERLVDLANKIADLYPEHPVQRIREDKQGWVVRAKDPSKKLIKLGVRFTPLDKTIRDTVDCFRSKGLI; encoded by the exons ATGGCGGCAGCCGGGGACGCCGGCGGCCTCCTCGTCTGCGTGACGGGCGCCAGCGGCTTCATTGGCTCCTGGCTCGTCCGCTGCCTCCTTGACCGCGGCTACACCGTCCACGCCACCGTCAAGAACCTCC AAGATGAGGGCGAGACGAAGCACTTGCAGGCCATGGGCGGCGCCGACGCGCGTCTCCGGCTGTTCCAGATGGACCTCGTCGACCCTGCTTCCGTTCAGCCAGCGATCGAAGGCGCCCACGGCGTCTTCCACCTGGCGTCGCCTATGATACTGCAGGCAGAAGATCCGGAG AAGGAGCTGCTGGAACCTGCGGTGAAGGGCACGCTCAACGTGCTGCGAGCAGCGAAAGATTGTGGAGTCGGCCGCGTTGTGCTCATGTCGTCACAGGCGGCCATGGTGCCCAATCCCAACTGGCCTCCGGGTAAGGTCATAGATGATGACTGTTGGGCAGACGTTGAGCTGCTCAAGAAGCTTCAG CTCTGGTACAGCGTTTCTAAAACACTGGCAGAGAAGGCTGCATGGGATTTTGCCGAAAAGGAGGAGTTGCAGATAGCTGTGCTCAATCCAGGGATGGTATTGGGCCCAATGTTAACACCATCAGTGAACGCCAGCCTGCGTCTCTTGCTGCAAATTCTGGGAG GCGAGAGGATTGACTTGGACGACATCTACATGGGTTGTGTTGATGTGAGAGACGTCGCGCACTCTCTGATAATGTTGTACGAGAACCCATCAGCACAAGGACGCCACTTATGCATGGAATCCGCTGAACGCCTGGTTGATTTGGCCAATAAGATTGCTGATCTTTACCCTGAACACCCAGTTCAGAG aATCCGGGAGGACAAGCAAGGGTGGGTGGTGAGAGCAAAGGACCCTTCCAAGAAATTGATCAAATTGGGTGTTCGTTTCACTCCACTGGACAAAACCATCAGGGACACCGTGGATTGTTTTAGGAGCAAAGGACTCATCTAG
- the LOC8057739 gene encoding cinnamoyl-CoA reductase 2: MEAAGDSAGGRGGLLCVTGGSGFIGSWLVRLLLDRGYTVHATVKNLQDEGETKHLQALDGADTRLRLFQMDLLDPASSMRPRIRRQYISSCIIIPLCHCQHNITIDRSVSIILPALSCSQKELLEPALKGTLSVLRAAKDCGVHRVVLMSSKSAMLPNPAWPANMAMVEDDCWADLELLKKRQLWYHVSKTLAEKAAWEFTEKEGLQLVVLNPGTTLGPFFTPSVNTSLNILLQLLRGRELELDAVYTGWVDVRDVAQSAIVLYENPSAQGRHLCLASMERLVDFADKIADMYTEFPVHRIKEDKQGWLMRAKEPSKKLIDLGVRFVPFDVTIRETVDCFRSKGLI, from the exons ATGGAGGCGGCCGGGGACAGCGCCGGTGGCCGTGGAGGCCTCCTCTGCGTGACGGGCGGCAGCGGCTTCATCGGCTCCTGGCTGGTCCGCCTGCTCCTCGACCGCGGCTACACCGTCCACGCCACCGTCAAGAACCTCC AGGACGAGGGCGAGACGAAGCATCTGCAGGCCCTGGACGGCGCGGACACGCGGCTCCGGCTGTTCCAGATGGACCTCCTCGACCCTGCCTCCTCCATGCGGCCG AGGATCCGGAGGCAATATATTTCTTCCTGCATAATCATTCCGCTCTGTCACTGTCAGCATAACATAACCATCGATCGCTCTGTCAGCATAATCCTTCCTGCATTATCATGCTCGCAGAAGGAGCTGCTGGAGCCTGCGCTGAAGGGCACGCTCAGCGTCCTCCGTGCCGCCAAGGACTGCGGCGTCCACCGTGTTGTTCTCATGTCGTCCAAGTCGGCCATGCTGCCgaatcctgcctggcctgcgaACATGGCCATGGTAGAGGATGACTGCTGGGCCGACCTTGAGCTCCTCAAGAAACGTCAG CTTTGGTACCACGTCTCTAAGACACTGGCAGAGAAGGCTGCGTGGGAATTCACCGAAAAGGAGGGTTTGCAGCTGGTTGTGCTAAATCCAGGGACGACTCTGGGCCCGTTTTTTACTCCATCAGTCAATACCAGTCTGAACATTCTGCTGCAGCTCCTGAGAG GCCGGGAGCTTGAGTTGGACGCTGTCTACACAGGGTGGGTCGATGTCAGAGACGTGGCGCAATCGGCGATTGTGCTGTATGAGAACCCATCTGCGCAGGGACGGCACCTGTGCTTGGCGTCCATGGAACGCTTGGTTGACTTCGCCGATAAAATTGCTGATATGTACACTGAATTCCCAGTTCACAG AATCAAGGAGGACAAACAAGGCTGGTTGATGAGAGCAAAGGAGCCCTCCAAGAAGTTGATCGATTTGGGCGTTCGTTTCGTTCCATTTGACGTGACCATCAGGGAGACCGTCGATTGCTTCAGAAGCAAAGGGCTGATTTAG
- the LOC8057740 gene encoding gamma-interferon-inducible lysosomal thiol reductase isoform X1 produces MAPNPKPQPPLRLLPLVLLCLSPACAAGRVPVSVYYETLCPFCSAFVVNDLSRVFRNGISSIADLRLVPFGNGRVSADGTITCQHGEEECQLNAIEACVIRIWPDAEQHFPFIQCVEHLALTRKWDAWQACFQETGLPYQPAIDCYNSGYGRQLVLQYAAETNALQPPHQFVPWVVVNGKPLGDDYMNFEAYICSAYDGKLPEACKGKHLAIAQETKASRGDKRNAHEVVIALAICIALWL; encoded by the exons ATGGCTCCCAATCCCAAACCGCAACCGCCTCTTCGTCTTCTTCCCCTCGTCCTGCTCTGCCTATCCCCGGCATGCGCCGCCGGGAGAGTCCCGGTTTCGGTCTACTACGAGACGCTGTGCCCGTTCTGCTCCGCGTTTGTCGTGAACGACCTCTCCAGGGTCTTCCGCAACGGGATCTCCTCCATTGCTGACCTGCGGCTCGTCCCTTTCGGCAATGGGCGTGTCTCCGCCGACGGGACCATCACTTGCCAG CATGGAGAGGAGGAGTGCCAACTCAACGCCATAGAAGCTTGTGTGATCAGAATATGGCCTGATGCG GAACAGCATTTCCCTTTCATTCAATGTGTTGAGCATTTAGCACTGACTCGGAAATGGGACGCCTGGCAGGCTTGCTTTCAGGAAACTGGTCTCCCATATCAACCTGCTATTGACTGCTACAACTCAGGATATGGCAGGCAG CTCGTACTCCAGTATGCTGCCGAGACAAATGCTCTGCAGCCTCCTCATCAGTTTGTACCTTGGGTGGTCGTCAACGGCAAACCACTCGGTGAT GATTACATGAACTTTGAGGCCTACATCTGCAGCGCTTATGATGGCAAGCTTCCAGAGGCATGCAAGGGGAAGCACCTAGCAATTGCTCAAGAGACGAAAGCCAGCAGAGGAGACAAG AGGAATGCACACGAGGTGGTCATCGCACTTGCCATTTGTATCGCCCTATGGCTATGA
- the LOC8057740 gene encoding gamma-interferon-inducible lysosomal thiol reductase isoform X2: MAPNPKPQPPLRLLPLVLLCLSPACAAGRVPVSVYYETLCPFCSAFVVNDLSRVFRNGISSIADLRLVPFGNGRVSADGTITCQHGEEECQLNAIEACVIRIWPDAEQHFPFIQCVEHLALTRKWDAWQACFQETGLPYQPAIDCYNSGYGRQLVLQYAAETNALQPPHQFVPWVVVNGKPLGDDYMNFEAYICSAYDGKLPEACKGKHLAIAQETKASRGDKVCPASKTIS, from the exons ATGGCTCCCAATCCCAAACCGCAACCGCCTCTTCGTCTTCTTCCCCTCGTCCTGCTCTGCCTATCCCCGGCATGCGCCGCCGGGAGAGTCCCGGTTTCGGTCTACTACGAGACGCTGTGCCCGTTCTGCTCCGCGTTTGTCGTGAACGACCTCTCCAGGGTCTTCCGCAACGGGATCTCCTCCATTGCTGACCTGCGGCTCGTCCCTTTCGGCAATGGGCGTGTCTCCGCCGACGGGACCATCACTTGCCAG CATGGAGAGGAGGAGTGCCAACTCAACGCCATAGAAGCTTGTGTGATCAGAATATGGCCTGATGCG GAACAGCATTTCCCTTTCATTCAATGTGTTGAGCATTTAGCACTGACTCGGAAATGGGACGCCTGGCAGGCTTGCTTTCAGGAAACTGGTCTCCCATATCAACCTGCTATTGACTGCTACAACTCAGGATATGGCAGGCAG CTCGTACTCCAGTATGCTGCCGAGACAAATGCTCTGCAGCCTCCTCATCAGTTTGTACCTTGGGTGGTCGTCAACGGCAAACCACTCGGTGAT GATTACATGAACTTTGAGGCCTACATCTGCAGCGCTTATGATGGCAAGCTTCCAGAGGCATGCAAGGGGAAGCACCTAGCAATTGCTCAAGAGACGAAAGCCAGCAGAGGAGACAAGGTGTGCCCAGCTAGCAAAACTATCAGCTAA
- the LOC8057741 gene encoding probable methyltransferase PMT23, translating into MAISSFLSVRGRPIVVVVAVTLFIFLSSLFLFFSPGPSALPFFSSSSSHVSSQVSIPDSSTASSPETPTPIAGSSSTSVDRVSADASPPVTGTAIASDAVSNSTADPLRPDVTAAAGAGDAEAGVPQPDHGMPSAATEAIASGSAGNGDTAAGVSSERDEEGQGGAGAVEEPVELPSWELCKVGKGVEAADYIPCLDNVKAINALMSRRHMEHRERHCPTEPRPRCLVPLPERYRRPVPWPRSRDMIWYNNVPHPKLVEYKKDQNWVRKSGNYFVFPGGGTQFKNGVTAYIRFIEQILPNIQWGIHTRTVLDVGCGVASFGGYLLDRNVITMSFAPKDEHEAQIQFALERGIPAFLAVIGTQKLPFPDNSFDVIHCARCRVHWYADGGKPLLELNRILRPGGYYIWSATPVYRKDPRDIDDWNAVVALTKSICWRTVVRSRDINKIGVVIYQKPTSNSCYIERKNNEPPLCSESDRSRFPWYKPLDSCLFPSVPSSGGGNSWPIPWPERLNMKHSTTSNNSSIQFPQEKIDSDTNYWKGLVSEVYLNEFAVNWSSVRNVMDMNAGFGGFAASIIDRPLWVMNVVPVDQPDTLHIIFNRGLIGVYHDWCESFNTYPRTYDLLHMSHLLGPLTKRCHIIEIAAEIDRILRPGRWFVLQDTIDVIRKMDPVLRSLHYKTQIVKHQFLLATKGFWRPGSTDSKS; encoded by the exons ATGGCCatctcctccttcctctccgTTCGCGGGCGCccaatcgtcgtcgtcgtcgccgtcacCCTCTTCATTTTCCTGTCCtctctcttcctcttcttcaGCCCCGGACCGTCGGCGCTCCCATTTttctcctcctcatcctcacACGTCTCCTCTCAAGTCTCAATTCCCGACTCCTCTACCGCATCTTCACCCGAAACCCCAACCCCTATtgccggcagcagcagcacttcTGTTGATCGCGTCTCTGCTGACGCATCTCCGCCCGTAACCGGAACCGCCATCGCGTCTGATGCGGTCAGCAACAGCACCGCGGACCCGCTTCGGCCAGATGTCACCGCCGCTGCGGGCGCTGGTGACGCGGAGGCTGGCGTGCCCCAACCAGATCACGGCATGCCCTCTGCCGCCACTGAAGCGATAGCGAGTGGATCGGCTGGCAACGGTGATACAGCCGCGGGAGTCTCGAGCGAGCGAGATGAGGAGGGGcaaggcggcgccggcgccgttgaggAGCCGGTGGAGCTGCCGTCGTGGGAGCTGTGCAAGGTGGGGAAGGGGGTGGAGGCCGCGGACTACATCCCCTGCCTCGACAACGTGAAGGCGATCAACGCACTCATGTCGCGGCGGCACATGGAGCACCGGGAGAGGCACTGCCCGACGGAGCCGAGACCGAGGTGCCTCGTGCCTCTGCCCGAGAGATACCGGCGTCCGGTGCCCTGGCCGCGCAGCCGTGACATG ATTTGGTATAACAATGTTCCTCACCCAAAGTTAGTGGAATACAAGAAGGACCAGAACTGGGTCCGGAAGTCTGGTAACTATTTTGTTTTCCCTGGAGGTGGGACTCAATTCAAAAATGGCGTGACCGCATACATTCGATTCATTGAACAG ATTTTACCAAACATTCAATGGGGAATCCATACAAGAACTGTCCTGGATGTTGGATGTGGTGTTGCCAGCTTTGGCGGATACTTGCTTGATCGGAATGTCATTACCATGTCCTTTGCACCCAAAGATGAGCATGAAGCTCAGATTCAGTTTGCACTGGAGCGTGGGATTCCAGCGTTTTTGGCAGTGATTGGAACACAAAAGCTCCCTTTCCCTGATAATTCATTTGATGTCATCCACTGTGCAAGGTGTAGGGTCCACTGGTATGCTGATG GTGGAAAACCATTGTTGGAGCTCAATAGAATACTCAGGCCTGGAGGATATTACATTTGGTCTGCAACACCTGTCTATCGCAAAGACCCAAGAGATATAGATGATTGGAATG CGGTGGTTGCTCTGACCAAATCGATCTGCTGGAGGACAGTGGTAAGGTCTCGAGATATCAACAAGATCGGAGTTGTTATATACCAAAAGCCGACATCAAATTCATGCTACATTGAGAGAAAAAATAATGAACCGCCTCTGTGCTCTGAGAGTGATCGATCACGTTTCCCTTG GTATAAACCTCTCGATAGTTGCCTATTTCCCTCAGTTCCAAGTTCAGGTGGAGGAAATAGTTGGCCCATCCCATGGCCTGAAAGACTTAATATGAAGCACTCGACTACATCTAACAATTCTTCCATTCAGTTTCCTCAAGAAAAAATTGATTCTGATACAAATTATTGGAAGGGCCTTGTTTCAGAAGTATATCTCAATGAATTTGCAGTTAATTGGTCTAGTGTTCGCAATGTTATGGACATGAATGCGGGTTTTGGAGG ATTTGCAGCATCAATAATTGATCGACCGTTGTGGGTTATGAATGTTGTACCTGTTGATCAGCCAGATACATTGCACATCATTTTCAACAGAGGTCTGATTGGGGTATATCATGACTGGTGTGAATCGTTTAATACATACCCACGGACTTATGATCTTCTTCACATGAGTCATCTCTTAGGGCCTCTTACGAAAAG gtGCCACATCATTGAAATTGCGGCTGAAATTGACAGAATACTTAGACCTGGTAGATGGTTTGTGCTGCAAGACACTATAGACGTGATAAGAAAGATGGACCCTGTTCTCAGGTCTTTGCATTACAAGACTCAAATTGTCAAACATCAATTTCTTCTTGCCACCAAGGGTTTCTGGCGTCCTGGCAGTACAGATTCTAAGTCATGA
- the LOC8057742 gene encoding protein G1-like7, protein MDPSGPGPSSVMGAAGGGEAPAVAPPRPAQLSRYESQKRRDWNTFLQYLRNHRPPLTLARCSGAHVIEFLRYLDQFGKTKVHAAGCAYYGQPAPPGPCPCPLRQAWGSLDALIGRLRAAYEESGGTPESNPFAARAVRIYLREVRDSQAKARGIPYEKKKRKRAQQQQAAAAADPASTSSSAAAAGGSGTSGRAAAAAAASAAQAGGSSAAPSTT, encoded by the coding sequence ATGGATCCCTCCGGGCCTGGCCCGTCGTCGGTCATGGGGGCAGCAGGCGGCGGCGAGGCACCGGCCgtggcgccgccgcgtccggcGCAGCTGAGCAGGTACGAGTCGCAGAAGCGGAGGGACTGGAACACGTTCCTGCAGTACCTGCGAAACCACCGGCCGCCGCTGACGCTGGCGCGGTGCAGCGGCGCGCACGTGATCGAGTTCCTCCGGTACCTGGACCAGTTCGGCAAGACCAAGGTGCACGCCGCCGGGTGCGCCTACTACGGCCAGCCGGCACCGCCGGGGCCCTGCCCGTGCCCGCTGCGCCAGGCGTGGGGCTCCCTCGACGCGCTCATCGGCCGCCTGCGCGCGGCGTACGAGGAGAGCGGCGGCACGCCCGAGTCCAACCCCTTCGCCGCGCGCGCCGTGCGGATCTACCTCCGCGAGGTGCGCGACTCGCAGGCCAAGGCGCGCGGCATCCCCTACGAGAAGAAGAAGCGCAAgcgcgcgcagcagcagcaggccgccgccgccgcggatcCTGCTTCGACGAGCTCGTCCGCTGCTGCTGCCGGCGGGAGCGGGACTAGCGGCAgggctgctgctgcagctgccGCGTCCGCCGCTCAGGCCGGAGGGAGTAGCGCTGCACCGAGCACCACTTGA
- the LOC8085417 gene encoding thioredoxin-like fold domain-containing protein MRL7 homolog, chloroplastic isoform X2, which translates to MLRLPTLTALKPSTPSASWNPVGCSHGRRRKLIFASSAPPPSSSSSRPPKPTSNPEPPKPTHEARSRNPDDSTEAGFPRTKPRKPRRGRRSEAVAVEDFVRGRLEQVFASIRERNPDVLEGKGDILKPKAEEEQVPDEEEGEGEGEQKPVVEEEDPSWPLDADVGWGIRASEYFDKHSIRNVTVDGVEIDWEGEVDEGWVKEINCLEWESFAFHPSPLVVLVFERYNRAADNWKFLQELEKAAKVYWNAKDRLPPRTVKVDINIERDLAYALQVRECPQLLFLRGNKILYREKGSRYFILEIQHHSSALWQAARQA; encoded by the exons ATGCTTCGTCTCCCCACCCTCACCGCCCTTAAACCCTCAACCCCCAGCGCCAGCTGGAACCCTGTCGGCTgcagccatggccgccgccgcaagCTCATCTTCGCCTCATCCGCTCCTCcgccgtcttcttcgtcttcacgGCCTCCGAAGCCGACCTCGAATCCCGAACCACCAAAGCCCACACATGAGGCCCGCAGCCGGAACCCGGATGACTCCACCGAGGCGGGGTTCCCCAGGACTAAACCCCGGAAGCCGCGCCGTGGCCGCCGCAGCGAAGCGGTGGCCGTGGAGGACTTCGTCCGCGGCCGCCTCGAGCAGGTCTTCGCCTCCATCCGGGAGCGCAACCCCGACGTCCTCGAGGGCAAAGGCGACATCCTGAAGCCAAAGGCCGAGGAGGAGCAAGTACCAGACgaggaggagggagagggagagggagaacaGAAGCCTGTGGTGGAAGAAGAGGACCCGAGCTGGCCGCTGGATGCTGATGTCGGGTGGGGGATCCGGGCGTCAGAGTACTTCGACAAGCACTCGATCAGAAATGTCACGGTGGACGGGGTGGAGATCGATTGGGAAGGGGAGGTCGACGAGGGGTGGGTCAAGGAAATCAATTGCTTGGAGTGGGAGAGCTTCGCATTCCACCCCAGCCCCTTAGTCGTCCTAGTCTTCGAGCGCTACAACAG GGCTGCTGACAATTGGAAGTTTCTTCAAGAATTGGAAAAGGCTGCTAAGGTATACTGGAATGCTAAAGATCGCTTACCTCCTCGG ACAGTCAAAGTTGATATAAATATTGAGAGAGATTTGGCATATGCACTTCAAGTAAGAGAATGTCCACAATTATTGTTCCTTAGGGGAAACAAGATCTTATACAGAGAAAAAG